Proteins from a genomic interval of Nautilia sp. PV-1:
- a CDS encoding peptidylprolyl isomerase, which produces MFGFKKELKKYDLSDVEKFQYVKIVTDKGDIWVKLFPEATPNTVANFAHLAKEGFYDGLKFHRVIPGFMAQGGCPNSKEGASGMPGTGGPGWAIECETDAPKQIHKRGSLSMAHAGKDTGGSQFFICFTDCPHLDGVHTVFGGIEEGDEESFKVLDSIKKNDEIKTIEIYEKKD; this is translated from the coding sequence ATGTTCGGATTTAAAAAAGAACTAAAAAAATACGATTTAAGCGATGTTGAAAAATTCCAATATGTAAAAATTGTAACTGATAAAGGCGATATCTGGGTAAAACTTTTCCCTGAAGCTACGCCTAATACGGTTGCAAACTTCGCACATCTTGCAAAAGAGGGATTTTACGACGGACTTAAATTTCACAGAGTCATCCCGGGCTTTATGGCTCAGGGAGGATGTCCTAATTCAAAAGAAGGAGCATCAGGAATGCCAGGTACCGGAGGTCCGGGATGGGCGATAGAGTGTGAAACAGATGCTCCGAAACAAATTCACAAAAGAGGCTCCCTTTCAATGGCTCATGCCGGAAAAGATACGGGAGGCAGTCAGTTTTTTATCTGTTTTACAGACTGTCCTCATCTTGACGGGGTTCATACTGTATTCGGCGGTATAGAAGAGGGGGATGAAGAGAGCTTTAAAGTACTTGATTCAATCAAAAAAAACGATGAGATTAAAACTATAGAGATTTATGAAAAAAAAGATTAA